The following are encoded in a window of Thermoanaerobacter ethanolicus JW 200 genomic DNA:
- a CDS encoding transposase, with protein sequence MLHLFRENSDHFQQSLFESVNFMDSRIKAKLEKSWAPIFYKYVFCNIDEKPFSVLYSDTGRPNFPVNILLSLEYIKHLKNYSDDELIENFNFNYLINYAVGIRTLGGMNLSEKTLYDFRSRIYQYLIKHPEQEDLIFGQFLNLTSIFAKEAGISMKEQRMDSTMFMSNIKKAGRIALAFDVLYRAVKSIPEDRLSENLKEVLNPKFKTEVIHKTKPSESESRLEILLNLCQEAKETIENIPGLEKSDAYKILARFLSEQAYYDEKTKRLKAKDSKSIPSDSLQSAYDEDATYRKKGNKAESGYVLNLSETCSKENPFQLITDYTVEKNIKSDVELLKERLPIVKQNTECQEVYVDGGYYSEEVVQIAKENGVELHFTDLSGRKPISRISVTEYEIDEETKVITKCPRGIIPIHAGVKKGQTVAHFPKEACAMCELKNQCYCKEQKKDYVVRINLKSIEAAKQREKIECRCEEDKSKRAAIEGTNSALKRGHGLSKLRVRGLVKCRVNVGLKVLAQNFKRFARYMLERAKKAIPKVRGGSVPILAQ encoded by the coding sequence GTGTTGCACTTGTTTAGAGAAAACAGCGACCATTTTCAACAATCTTTATTTGAAAGTGTTAACTTCATGGATTCAAGGATAAAGGCTAAACTAGAAAAATCATGGGCACCCATATTCTATAAATACGTGTTCTGCAACATCGATGAAAAACCCTTTTCAGTCTTATACAGTGATACAGGAAGGCCTAACTTCCCGGTTAACATACTCCTTTCCCTGGAATACATAAAACACCTTAAAAACTACTCTGATGATGAACTTATTGAAAACTTTAACTTCAATTACCTGATAAATTACGCTGTAGGAATAAGGACATTAGGAGGCATGAACCTTTCAGAGAAAACCTTGTATGACTTTAGATCAAGGATATACCAATACCTCATAAAACATCCTGAACAAGAGGACTTGATATTCGGGCAATTTCTAAATCTTACCAGTATTTTTGCCAAAGAAGCAGGCATATCCATGAAAGAACAGCGCATGGACTCCACCATGTTCATGTCAAACATCAAAAAAGCAGGAAGAATCGCCCTTGCCTTTGATGTACTTTACAGGGCAGTAAAATCCATCCCTGAAGATAGACTTTCAGAGAACCTGAAAGAAGTCCTCAACCCTAAATTCAAGACAGAAGTGATACATAAAACCAAGCCTTCAGAAAGCGAAAGCAGGCTCGAAATACTCTTGAATCTGTGCCAAGAAGCAAAGGAAACAATCGAAAACATTCCCGGACTTGAAAAATCCGATGCATATAAAATCCTCGCAAGATTCCTGTCAGAACAGGCGTACTACGACGAAAAAACCAAGAGGCTCAAGGCCAAAGACAGCAAAAGCATACCCAGCGATTCCCTTCAGTCAGCATACGATGAGGATGCTACTTATCGCAAGAAGGGGAACAAAGCTGAAAGCGGATACGTTTTAAACCTCAGCGAAACCTGTTCAAAAGAAAATCCCTTCCAGCTCATAACAGACTATACGGTAGAAAAGAACATAAAAAGCGATGTAGAACTTTTAAAAGAAAGACTACCTATTGTAAAACAAAATACTGAATGCCAAGAAGTCTATGTAGACGGTGGTTATTACTCCGAAGAAGTAGTGCAAATTGCAAAAGAAAACGGTGTGGAACTCCACTTTACCGACTTAAGCGGCAGGAAGCCTATTTCTAGGATATCAGTGACCGAATATGAAATAGATGAAGAAACGAAAGTGATAACGAAGTGCCCAAGGGGAATAATACCCATCCATGCCGGTGTTAAGAAGGGGCAGACGGTGGCCCATTTTCCAAAAGAAGCCTGTGCAATGTGTGAATTGAAAAATCAATGTTACTGCAAAGAACAGAAAAAAGATTACGTGGTGAGGATAAATCTAAAATCGATAGAAGCAGCCAAACAACGGGAAAAGATAGAATGTAGGTGTGAGGAAGACAAGAGCAAAAGAGCTGCAATAGAAGGTACCAATTCAGCCTTGAAGAGGGGTCATGGTCTTTCGAAGCTTCGAGTAAGGGGACTTGTAAAATGTAGAGTAAACGTAGGCTTAAAGGTATTGGCCCAGAACTTTAAGCGTTTTGCAAGATACATGTTGGAGCGAGCTAAAAAAGCTATTCCAAAGGTCCGAGGGGGAAGTGTGCCCATATTGGCCCAATAA
- a CDS encoding PTS sugar transporter subunit IIA, which translates to MSGDLVDITNVPEPVFSQKMMGDGIAIVPTDGVVVSPVDGVVINVFRTKHAIGLRSKCGVEIMIHIGLETVELNGEGFEMYVEDGQDVKKGDKLLTFALEKIHSKSYNSDITSSNYEYG; encoded by the coding sequence ATGTCCGGCGATTTAGTTGATATTACAAATGTTCCCGAGCCGGTATTTTCACAAAAAATGATGGGAGACGGAATTGCTATAGTGCCGACCGATGGAGTGGTTGTATCACCTGTAGATGGTGTTGTCATAAATGTTTTTAGAACAAAGCACGCTATCGGCCTCCGTTCAAAATGTGGTGTCGAAATTATGATTCACATAGGCCTTGAGACTGTTGAATTAAACGGTGAAGGTTTTGAAATGTATGTAGAGGACGGTCAGGATGTTAAGAAAGGCGACAAATTGTTAACATTTGCTCTTGAAAAAATACATAGTAAATCATATAATTCTGATATCACCAGTAGTAATTACGAATATGGATGA
- a CDS encoding aconitase X swivel domain-containing protein encodes MTRTFKGRVVLGGNVSGESIVTHQGLNILASYLKSLNDRNGKAICSDQNNKDLYNKDLAGKIICLPQTIGSTTGGMILQSVTELGIGPKAMLFSKHIDSLAAAGIILCYVWNNKKIVTIDQLGDEFLEFVKDGQHIEISEDGTVIVS; translated from the coding sequence TTGACAAGGACGTTTAAGGGAAGAGTTGTTCTTGGCGGAAACGTAAGTGGAGAAAGCATTGTAACTCATCAAGGATTAAATATACTCGCATCATATTTAAAAAGCCTTAATGATAGAAATGGAAAGGCAATTTGCTCCGATCAGAATAATAAAGATCTTTACAACAAGGATCTAGCGGGTAAAATAATCTGTCTTCCACAAACTATTGGTTCCACCACCGGAGGTATGATTCTACAGAGCGTTACAGAACTGGGTATAGGTCCAAAAGCAATGCTCTTTTCAAAGCATATAGATTCTCTTGCAGCTGCTGGGATTATACTTTGTTATGTATGGAATAATAAAAAAATTGTAACTATTGACCAATTAGGAGATGAATTTTTAGAATTTGTAAAAGATGGACAGCATATTGAAATAAGTGAAGATGGTACTGTGATTGTAAGTTAG
- a CDS encoding aconitase X, with protein sequence MKQYKMELTDEEKEILEGKHGEVMRKVLESVVLYGEAFEARRLLPIDGPVHLVTSFALTGIESVFDMMDELINAGLKTKEPFTVDPRPIDYDNVECTEAQKKIFNAMYENQERYEIQLKKLGLKDDSAFTCTCYMPEVGNIPKKGQILSWAESSAVVYANSIIGARTNRMSALIELLCGIIGKVPEFGLVTDKGRRATWLVEVKTSTLPNAQVLGSAIGMKVMEDVPYIVGLDRFLGKGINSTTLDYLKDMGAASASNGAVGLYHVENITPEAVEQGRSLLVENYRIYTIDDNEIKRVIDSYPILWKDLDAKPTMCFIGCPHLSLGQIYGWVEKISDRLSKAGKDKVSINTVLCAAPDVISKFKLDNEAYKKLVDMGLHLTYICPLMYMSNPECAKQPIITNSNKLRTYSTARFFLDDDILDIIVNGNI encoded by the coding sequence ATGAAGCAGTATAAGATGGAACTTACCGATGAAGAAAAGGAGATACTGGAGGGAAAACATGGCGAAGTGATGCGAAAAGTATTGGAGTCTGTAGTGCTTTACGGAGAAGCCTTTGAAGCTAGAAGGCTTCTCCCTATTGATGGTCCAGTACATTTGGTTACATCATTTGCGCTGACAGGGATAGAAAGCGTATTTGATATGATGGATGAACTAATAAATGCAGGATTGAAAACAAAAGAACCTTTTACGGTAGATCCAAGACCTATTGATTATGATAATGTAGAATGTACCGAAGCACAAAAAAAGATATTTAATGCTATGTATGAAAATCAGGAAAGATATGAGATACAGCTCAAAAAATTAGGCCTAAAGGATGATAGCGCATTTACATGCACATGTTACATGCCAGAAGTCGGGAACATTCCTAAAAAGGGGCAGATTCTCTCGTGGGCTGAATCTTCTGCTGTAGTATATGCAAATTCTATAATAGGTGCGAGAACTAATCGAATGTCTGCCCTTATAGAGCTTTTATGCGGTATCATTGGTAAAGTGCCAGAATTTGGATTGGTAACGGATAAGGGAAGACGGGCAACATGGCTTGTTGAAGTCAAAACTTCTACACTTCCAAACGCACAAGTTTTAGGAAGTGCAATAGGTATGAAAGTTATGGAGGATGTACCGTATATTGTGGGTCTTGATAGATTCCTTGGAAAAGGGATTAATAGTACTACTTTAGATTACCTTAAAGATATGGGTGCTGCTAGTGCATCAAATGGTGCCGTGGGTTTATATCATGTGGAAAATATAACTCCAGAAGCGGTTGAGCAAGGGAGATCTCTTTTGGTTGAAAACTACCGCATATATACTATAGATGATAATGAGATTAAAAGAGTAATTGATTCGTACCCGATACTCTGGAAAGATTTAGATGCAAAGCCTACTATGTGCTTTATAGGATGTCCCCATCTATCACTTGGACAAATTTATGGTTGGGTTGAAAAGATTTCTGATAGACTTTCAAAAGCAGGGAAAGATAAGGTTTCAATAAATACTGTATTATGCGCAGCTCCAGACGTTATTTCAAAGTTTAAATTAGATAATGAGGCATATAAGAAATTGGTTGACATGGGATTGCATCTAACTTATATATGCCCGCTTATGTACATGAGTAATCCTGAGTGTGCAAAGCAACCAATTATAACAAACTCAAATAAATTAAGAACTTATTCTACGGCCAGATTCTTCCTGGACGATGATATATTAGACATAATAGTAAATGGGAATATATAA
- a CDS encoding oxidoreductase, whose amino-acid sequence MRLEKRYSNLFEPFKIGKLEIKNRFVMAPMGPGGLSTPDGAFNEKGIEYYVERAKGGTGLIITGICYVENEIEKKAMPTMPCPTLNPVSFIKTASQMTERVHAYDSKIFLQLTAGFGRVAIPAILRGEAVAPSPIENFWNPKIMCRELTTEEVETIVKKFAEAAVIAKMSGFDGVEIHAVHEGYLLDQFTIALFNKRTDKYGGDLMGRLRFPIEIVQAIKKACGDDFPVSLRYSVKSYIKGIRQGGLAEEEFTELGRDIDEGLEAAKILEEAGYDAFNADAGTYDSWYWNHPPMYQKKGLYLPLTEKLKKVVNVPVLVAGRMEDPELASSALEEGKADAIVIGRGLLADPQLPNKIKSGKVDDIRPCLGCHDGCMGRIAQVKPLCCAVNPQVGREAEYGVKPAEKTKNVMVIGGGVAGMEAARICASRGHKVSLYEKGDTLGGVLLAAGVPDFKKDDIRLVHWYEKQLKDLKVDVHLNTEVTKELVDEINPDVVVVATGSTPKQLNIPGIERTLQATDVLLGKKKVGDKVVVIGGGLVGCELALWLAKQGKKVIIVEILKDILSAGMPIPHMNSEMLKDLLKFYNVEIRTNTSIAAVNDTGAVVKTETGEEIIAADSVIMAIGYDPDNRLYKQIAPYKAETYLLGDARKVQNIMNAIWDAYEVARNI is encoded by the coding sequence ATGAGGTTGGAAAAAAGATATTCTAACTTGTTTGAACCTTTTAAAATCGGAAAACTTGAAATTAAAAACAGGTTTGTGATGGCACCAATGGGACCCGGAGGATTGTCAACGCCTGATGGAGCTTTTAATGAAAAGGGCATTGAATATTATGTTGAGAGAGCAAAAGGCGGTACTGGTCTTATAATTACCGGCATATGCTACGTGGAAAATGAAATTGAAAAAAAAGCTATGCCTACAATGCCATGTCCTACCTTGAACCCTGTAAGCTTTATTAAAACCGCCAGTCAAATGACTGAAAGGGTACATGCTTATGATTCAAAAATATTTTTGCAATTAACAGCAGGATTTGGAAGAGTGGCAATACCAGCCATATTAAGAGGTGAAGCCGTAGCACCGTCGCCTATTGAGAACTTTTGGAATCCTAAAATAATGTGCAGGGAACTGACCACCGAAGAAGTCGAGACTATTGTAAAAAAGTTCGCTGAAGCTGCAGTTATAGCTAAGATGTCCGGCTTTGATGGTGTAGAGATTCATGCTGTACATGAGGGATATCTACTTGATCAGTTTACAATAGCACTATTTAACAAAAGGACTGATAAATATGGTGGAGATTTAATGGGAAGATTGAGATTCCCTATAGAAATAGTTCAGGCTATAAAAAAAGCCTGTGGAGACGATTTTCCTGTATCATTGAGGTATAGTGTAAAGAGCTATATAAAGGGTATAAGGCAGGGAGGACTTGCTGAAGAGGAATTTACTGAGCTTGGTCGCGATATTGATGAAGGGCTTGAAGCCGCTAAAATACTTGAAGAAGCAGGCTATGATGCATTCAATGCCGATGCAGGGACATATGATTCCTGGTATTGGAACCATCCGCCCATGTATCAAAAGAAGGGACTTTATTTGCCTTTGACCGAAAAACTAAAGAAGGTGGTAAATGTTCCGGTATTAGTGGCGGGAAGAATGGAGGATCCAGAGTTAGCAAGCAGTGCATTAGAGGAAGGAAAAGCCGATGCTATTGTTATTGGGCGGGGCCTTTTAGCAGATCCTCAATTGCCCAATAAGATAAAATCAGGAAAAGTAGACGATATTCGTCCATGCCTTGGTTGTCACGACGGTTGCATGGGAAGAATAGCTCAGGTAAAGCCACTATGCTGTGCTGTTAACCCACAAGTTGGCAGAGAAGCTGAATATGGGGTAAAACCTGCTGAAAAAACAAAAAATGTAATGGTTATAGGCGGTGGAGTAGCAGGCATGGAAGCTGCAAGAATTTGCGCATCAAGAGGACATAAAGTGAGTCTTTACGAAAAAGGCGATACTTTAGGCGGAGTACTTTTAGCAGCAGGGGTTCCTGATTTTAAAAAGGATGACATAAGATTGGTGCACTGGTATGAAAAGCAACTTAAAGATCTTAAAGTCGATGTGCATTTGAATACAGAAGTTACAAAAGAACTAGTAGATGAAATTAATCCAGATGTTGTTGTAGTGGCTACAGGCTCTACTCCAAAACAATTAAATATACCGGGTATTGAAAGAACTTTGCAAGCCACAGATGTACTGCTTGGGAAAAAGAAAGTAGGAGATAAAGTAGTTGTGATCGGAGGTGGTCTTGTAGGATGCGAACTGGCACTGTGGCTTGCTAAACAAGGCAAGAAGGTTATTATTGTGGAAATATTGAAAGACATATTATCAGCTGGAATGCCGATACCGCATATGAATTCAGAAATGCTGAAGGATTTGTTAAAATTCTACAATGTTGAAATAAGAACCAATACTTCTATAGCTGCAGTAAATGATACAGGAGCTGTTGTAAAGACCGAAACTGGTGAAGAAATTATAGCAGCAGACAGCGTGATTATGGCAATAGGTTATGATCCTGATAACAGATTATATAAACAAATAGCACCGTATAAGGCCGAAACTTACCTTCTGGGTGATGCAAGAAAAGTACAAAATATCATGAATGCCATCTGGGATGCTTATGAAGTTGCTAGGAACATTTGA
- a CDS encoding sigma-54 interaction domain-containing protein — protein MTNNDNELQFIKEQLNAILESSYDGIYITDGEGRFLNINNRLLEMTGYKKEDVIETHAQDLAKTGIINKSIVEMVIEKKERITINQTLKGKTIKEIMVTATPILDEKGKIKYIVANVRDMTDLIYLENECKKIQSLSEQYYLELMKERGYSGKVIAESEEMRKIMQLAYRVAQVDSNVLLEGESGTGKEVIARFIHEMSPRNKAPFISINCAGIPESLLDAELFGYEEGAFTGARKRGKVGLIELADGGTLFLDELNSLPIGLQGKLLRVIETFEIRRLGSEKSKKINFRLIASTNKDLKELVDKGLFRKDLYFRVNTVPIILPPLRERKKDIIPLAIHYLQYFNKKYNSRKDLSINTFKYLEAYNWPGNVRELKNVIERLVVMTENDVITEKDLPNELINSLNNDKFQIILRDIVPLKELIDEAETKLIKLAMEHCHSTREAAKALKISQTSIVRKYKKIREKLGS, from the coding sequence ATGACTAATAATGACAATGAATTACAATTTATAAAAGAACAACTTAACGCAATACTGGAATCAAGCTATGATGGGATTTATATTACTGACGGAGAAGGACGATTTTTGAATATAAACAACAGATTACTGGAAATGACTGGTTATAAGAAAGAAGATGTGATTGAAACTCATGCCCAAGATTTGGCCAAAACAGGAATAATTAATAAATCAATAGTAGAAATGGTTATAGAAAAAAAAGAGCGTATTACAATAAATCAAACTTTAAAAGGTAAAACCATAAAAGAAATTATGGTAACAGCTACACCTATATTAGATGAGAAGGGAAAAATAAAATACATTGTGGCAAATGTTAGAGACATGACAGATTTAATCTACCTTGAAAACGAATGCAAGAAAATTCAGTCTCTTTCAGAACAATACTATTTGGAGTTAATGAAAGAAAGGGGCTATTCAGGGAAAGTAATTGCTGAGAGTGAAGAAATGAGAAAAATAATGCAATTAGCATATCGCGTAGCACAAGTAGATTCTAATGTTTTATTGGAAGGAGAATCTGGAACAGGGAAAGAAGTAATTGCAAGATTTATTCATGAAATGAGTCCTCGTAATAAAGCTCCTTTTATTTCCATAAATTGTGCTGGGATACCTGAGTCATTGCTGGATGCTGAATTATTCGGCTATGAAGAAGGTGCTTTCACTGGTGCAAGAAAAAGAGGAAAAGTGGGGTTAATAGAACTAGCTGATGGGGGAACACTTTTTTTAGATGAACTTAATTCACTTCCGATCGGCTTACAAGGAAAACTTTTAAGAGTCATTGAAACGTTTGAAATAAGAAGGTTGGGTTCCGAAAAATCAAAAAAAATCAATTTTAGATTAATTGCCTCGACTAATAAGGATTTAAAAGAATTGGTAGATAAAGGACTGTTTAGGAAAGATCTATATTTTAGAGTAAATACCGTTCCTATAATTTTGCCGCCTCTTCGAGAAAGAAAAAAAGATATAATACCACTTGCAATTCACTATCTTCAGTATTTCAATAAAAAATATAATTCCCGCAAAGATTTGTCTATAAATACATTTAAATATCTTGAAGCATATAATTGGCCAGGTAATGTGAGAGAATTAAAAAATGTGATTGAAAGATTAGTCGTCATGACTGAGAATGATGTAATCACTGAAAAAGATCTCCCCAATGAACTTATAAATAGTTTAAACAATGATAAATTTCAGATTATACTTAGAGACATTGTACCACTAAAAGAATTAATTGATGAAGCTGAAACAAAGTTGATCAAACTTGCGATGGAACATTGCCACTCCACGAGGGAAGCTGCAAAAGCTTTAAAGATCAGCCAAACGTCGATTGTAAGAAAATATAAGAAGATACGAGAAAAATTAGGGAGTTGA
- the rmuC gene encoding DNA recombination protein RmuC, with protein MQNEKSKARNKKFCDKYLGLLNTTDFGIMFLTMESLYIEVLIILRLSDVLQKNFKVTIARPTTSSAILNSLQMDI; from the coding sequence ATGCAGAATGAAAAAAGTAAAGCAAGAAACAAAAAATTTTGCGATAAATATCTTGGACTTCTGAATACTACTGATTTTGGCATAATGTTTCTAACTATGGAAAGTCTATATATAGAAGTTCTAATAATACTAAGACTCTCGGATGTACTCCAAAAAAATTTTAAAGTTACAATTGCAAGACCAACAACATCATCTGCCATATTAAATAGCCTTCAGATGGACATTTAA